A genomic window from Micromonospora violae includes:
- the rplQ gene encoding 50S ribosomal protein L17: MPTPTKGPRLGGSPSHERLMLANLATALFQHGKIQTTETKARRLRPLAEQLITKAKRGDLASRRRVLGVVKDKDVVYALFDQIAPRYSNRPGGYTRIVKTGPRKGDNAPMAIIELVEELQVAEPKVNKKTAARKAAQQDKVEALAPADEAPQSAPADQDSEAPVSVSGDTAAAREDSDEATENKA, translated from the coding sequence ATGCCCACGCCCACCAAGGGCCCCCGCCTCGGCGGCAGCCCCTCGCACGAGCGGCTGATGCTGGCCAACCTGGCGACCGCGCTGTTCCAGCACGGGAAGATCCAGACCACCGAGACGAAGGCCCGGCGGTTGCGCCCGCTGGCCGAGCAGCTCATCACCAAGGCCAAGCGCGGTGACCTCGCCTCGCGGCGTCGGGTGCTGGGTGTCGTCAAGGACAAGGACGTCGTGTACGCCCTGTTCGACCAGATCGCGCCCCGGTACTCCAACCGCCCCGGCGGTTACACCCGGATCGTGAAGACCGGTCCGCGCAAGGGTGACAACGCTCCGATGGCCATCATCGAGCTGGTGGAGGAGCTTCAGGTCGCCGAGCCGAAGGTGAACAAGAAGACCGCCGCCCGCAAGGCCGCGCAGCAGGACAAGGTCGAGGCGCTCGCCCCGGCCGACGAGGCCCCGCAGTCGGCCCCGGCCGACCAGGACTCCGAGGCGCCGGTGTCGGTGTCCGGTGACACCGCCGCCGCCCGCGAGGACAGCGACGAGGCCACCGAGAACAAGGCCTGA
- a CDS encoding DNA-directed RNA polymerase subunit alpha, translated as MLISQRPSLSEESINETRSRFAIEPLEPGFGYTLGNSLRRTLLSSIPGAAVTSIKIDGVLHEFTTIPGVKEDVVELVMNIKELCVSSEHDEPVSMYLRKQGPGDVTAGDIQPPAGVSVHNPDLKLATLNGKGRLDMELTVERGRGYVTAAQNKQSGAEIGRIPVDSIYSPVLKVTYRVEATRVEQRTDFDRLIIDVETKPSMGPRTALASAGSTLVELFGLARELDETAEGIDIGPSPQDAQLAADLALPIEELDLTVRSYNCLKREGINSVGELIGRTEADLLDIRNFGQKSIDEVKMKLAGMGLGLKDSAPNFDPAHVVDTFGEADYDTDDYRETEQL; from the coding sequence ATGCTCATCAGCCAGCGACCCTCCCTCTCCGAGGAGTCGATCAACGAGACCCGGTCGCGGTTCGCCATCGAGCCGCTCGAGCCGGGCTTCGGCTACACCCTGGGTAACTCGCTGCGGCGCACGCTGCTGTCGTCGATCCCGGGCGCGGCCGTCACCTCGATCAAGATCGACGGTGTGCTGCACGAGTTCACCACGATCCCCGGTGTCAAGGAGGACGTGGTCGAGCTCGTCATGAACATCAAGGAGCTGTGCGTCAGCTCCGAGCACGACGAGCCGGTCAGCATGTACCTGCGTAAGCAGGGCCCGGGCGACGTCACCGCGGGCGACATCCAGCCGCCGGCCGGCGTCTCGGTGCACAACCCGGACCTGAAGCTCGCCACCCTGAACGGCAAGGGCCGGCTCGACATGGAGCTGACCGTCGAGCGGGGTCGCGGCTACGTGACGGCGGCGCAGAACAAGCAGTCCGGCGCCGAGATCGGCCGCATCCCGGTCGACTCGATCTACTCGCCGGTGCTGAAGGTGACCTACCGCGTCGAGGCGACCCGCGTCGAGCAGCGCACCGACTTCGACCGGCTGATCATCGACGTCGAGACCAAGCCGTCGATGGGTCCGCGCACCGCGCTGGCCTCCGCCGGTTCGACGCTCGTGGAGCTGTTCGGGCTTGCCCGGGAGCTGGACGAGACCGCCGAGGGCATCGACATCGGGCCGTCCCCGCAGGACGCCCAGCTGGCGGCGGACCTCGCTCTGCCGATCGAGGAGTTGGACCTCACCGTCCGCTCCTACAACTGCCTCAAGCGCGAGGGCATCAACTCCGTTGGTGAGCTCATCGGGCGTACCGAGGCCGACCTCCTCGACATTCGCAACTTCGGTCAGAAGTCGATCGACGAGGTCAAGATGAAGCTCGCCGGGATGGGTCTCGGGCTGAAGGACTCGGCTCCGAACTTCGACCCGGCGCACGTCGTGGACACCTTCGGCGAGGCCGACTACGACACCGACGACTACCGCGAGACCGAGCAGCTCTAG
- the rpsD gene encoding 30S ribosomal protein S4, whose amino-acid sequence MARYTGADCRRCRREKMKLFLKGSKCDGPKCPFESRPFPPGQHGRGRTKETEYLLQLREKQKARRVYGVLEKQFRGYYEEAVGKQAKTGEVLLQILESRLDNVVYRAGYAHSRDMARQLVKHGHFTVNGKKVDIPSYRVKEHDIIEVRGKSKELTPFIVAQAQAGSKTVPAWLEAIPSQMKVLVHSLPARQVIDTQVQEQLIVELYSK is encoded by the coding sequence ATGGCTCGTTACACCGGTGCAGACTGCCGCCGTTGCCGGCGGGAGAAGATGAAGCTGTTCCTCAAGGGCAGCAAGTGCGATGGTCCGAAGTGCCCGTTCGAGTCCCGGCCGTTCCCGCCCGGGCAGCACGGCCGCGGCCGCACCAAGGAGACGGAGTACCTGCTCCAGCTCCGTGAGAAGCAGAAGGCCCGCCGGGTTTACGGCGTGCTGGAGAAGCAGTTCCGCGGTTACTACGAGGAAGCCGTTGGCAAGCAGGCCAAGACCGGTGAGGTCCTCCTGCAGATCCTCGAGTCGCGGCTGGACAACGTCGTTTACCGGGCCGGCTACGCCCACTCGCGGGACATGGCCCGCCAGCTGGTCAAGCACGGTCACTTCACGGTGAACGGCAAGAAGGTCGACATCCCGTCGTACCGCGTCAAGGAGCACGACATCATCGAGGTTCGGGGCAAGAGCAAGGAGCTCACCCCGTTCATCGTCGCGCAGGCTCAGGCCGGCTCGAAGACGGTTCCGGCGTGGCTTGAGGCCATCCCGAGCCAGATGAAGGTGCTCGTGCACTCCCTCCCGGCCCGGCAGGTCATCGACACGCAGGTCCAGGAGCAGCTGATCGTCGAGCTCTACTCCAAGTAG
- the rpsK gene encoding 30S ribosomal protein S11: MPPKARAGAAVKKVRRKERKNVAHGQAHIKSTFNNTIVSITDPTGAVISWASAGQVGFKGSRKSTPFAAQLAAEAAARRAMEHGMRKVDVFVKGPGSGRETAIRSLQAVGLEVGQISDVTPQPHNGCRPPKRRRV, translated from the coding sequence ATGCCACCGAAGGCTCGTGCCGGAGCCGCTGTCAAGAAGGTCCGGCGCAAGGAACGCAAGAACGTCGCCCACGGGCAGGCGCACATCAAGAGCACGTTCAACAACACCATCGTGTCCATCACGGACCCGACCGGTGCGGTTATCTCCTGGGCCTCCGCCGGCCAGGTTGGCTTCAAGGGCTCGCGTAAGTCGACTCCGTTCGCCGCGCAGCTGGCCGCCGAGGCCGCCGCGCGTCGCGCCATGGAGCACGGCATGCGCAAGGTCGACGTGTTCGTCAAGGGTCCCGGTTCCGGCCGGGAGACCGCCATCCGTTCGCTGCAGGCCGTGGGCCTCGAGGTCGGGCAGATCTCCGACGTCACCCCGCAGCCGCACAACGGGTGCCGTCCGCCGAAGCGTCGCCGGGTCTGA
- the rpsM gene encoding 30S ribosomal protein S13 — MARLVGVDLPREKRMEIALTYIFGVGRTRALETLAATGISPDKRARDLTDEELVQLRDHIEGNYKVEGDLRREVAADIRRKVEIGCYAGIRHRRGLPVRGQRTKTNARTRKGPKRTVAGKKKPGKK, encoded by the coding sequence ATGGCACGTCTAGTCGGCGTGGATCTCCCCCGCGAGAAGCGGATGGAGATCGCGCTCACCTACATCTTCGGGGTCGGTCGCACCCGCGCCCTGGAGACACTCGCCGCCACCGGCATCTCGCCGGACAAGCGCGCTCGGGACCTCACGGACGAGGAGCTCGTGCAGCTCCGCGACCACATCGAGGGCAACTACAAGGTTGAAGGCGACCTGCGCCGCGAGGTCGCCGCTGACATCCGCCGCAAGGTTGAGATCGGCTGCTACGCCGGCATCCGGCACCGCCGGGGCCTGCCCGTGCGTGGCCAGCGGACCAAGACCAACGCACGGACCCGCAAGGGCCCGAAGCGGACCGTCGCCGGCAAGAAGAAGCCCGGCAAGAAGTAA
- the rpmJ gene encoding 50S ribosomal protein L36, which yields MKVKPSVKRICNKCRVIRRHGRVMVICTDPRHKQRQG from the coding sequence GTGAAGGTCAAGCCGAGCGTCAAGAGGATCTGCAACAAGTGCCGGGTTATCCGCCGGCACGGCCGGGTCATGGTCATCTGCACCGACCCGCGCCACAAGCAGCGCCAGGGCTGA
- the infA gene encoding translation initiation factor IF-1, translating to MPKKDGAIEIEGRVIEPLPNAMFRVELANGHKVLAHISGKMRQHYIRILPEDRVVVELSPYDLTRGRIVYRYK from the coding sequence ATGCCGAAAAAAGACGGAGCCATTGAGATCGAGGGTCGGGTCATCGAGCCCCTGCCGAACGCCATGTTCCGGGTGGAGCTCGCGAACGGCCACAAGGTGCTCGCTCACATCAGCGGGAAGATGCGGCAGCACTACATCCGCATCCTTCCTGAGGACCGGGTCGTCGTCGAACTTTCGCCGTACGACCTGACCCGCGGGCGCATCGTCTACCGCTACAAGTAG
- a CDS encoding DUF1707 SHOCT-like domain-containing protein, whose translation MRASDSDRSAVADRLRVALNEGRLDLHEYDERLQRAYAARTYADLEVLLTDLPPVTPAQRSGLAPAAASTVSLPGDEAGQVPVRGVTARWLAEVWSPYLRVIAIVVTIWAVTSLLSQDLLYFWPAWVAGPWGAVLVVRTVTGLAGAEPRREAIRRQRRRERKRTKRALNPNDPPSGL comes from the coding sequence ATGCGAGCCTCGGACTCGGACCGCTCGGCGGTCGCCGACCGGCTGCGGGTCGCACTGAACGAGGGTCGGCTGGATCTGCACGAGTACGACGAGCGGTTGCAACGGGCCTACGCGGCCCGCACCTACGCCGACCTTGAGGTTCTGCTCACGGATCTGCCGCCGGTGACGCCCGCGCAGCGGTCGGGCCTGGCGCCGGCCGCCGCGTCGACGGTGAGCCTGCCGGGCGACGAGGCCGGTCAGGTCCCCGTCCGGGGTGTCACCGCCCGCTGGTTGGCCGAGGTGTGGTCCCCGTACCTGCGGGTGATCGCCATCGTGGTGACCATCTGGGCGGTCACGTCGTTGCTCAGCCAGGACCTGCTGTACTTCTGGCCGGCCTGGGTGGCGGGGCCCTGGGGCGCGGTGCTGGTGGTCCGCACGGTAACGGGGTTGGCCGGGGCGGAGCCCCGACGCGAGGCCATCAGGCGCCAGCGCCGCCGCGAGCGTAAGCGGACAAAACGTGCCCTCAACCCCAACGACCCCCCATCCGGCCTCTAA
- the map gene encoding type I methionyl aminopeptidase, translated as MRRPQLDIQLKSPDQIEKMRAAGLVVAEALRRMREAVAPGVSTADLDAIAEATIREAGAVPSFKGYHGFPASICSSVNEQIVHAIPSPKQVLQDGDLISIDCGAVLNGWHGDSAITVGVGDVDPALLKMAEVAEDAMWAGIAAAARGAASGKGRLTDISHAVETAVRKGGRYGIVDGYGGHGIGTEMHQDPHVLNHGRPGKGPRLVPGMALAIEPMITMASPRTVELADGWTVVTRDGSRAAHVEHSMALLPDGVWVLTAFDGGRARLGDLVTARQPATSKTP; from the coding sequence ATGCGTCGTCCCCAGCTGGACATCCAGCTGAAGAGCCCTGACCAGATCGAGAAGATGCGCGCCGCCGGGTTGGTGGTGGCCGAGGCGCTTCGCCGGATGCGGGAGGCTGTCGCCCCCGGCGTGAGCACCGCCGATCTGGATGCCATCGCCGAGGCGACCATCCGCGAGGCGGGTGCCGTTCCGTCGTTCAAGGGCTACCACGGTTTCCCGGCGTCGATCTGCTCCTCCGTCAACGAGCAGATCGTGCATGCCATCCCGTCGCCGAAGCAGGTGCTCCAGGACGGTGACCTGATCTCCATCGACTGCGGCGCGGTGCTGAACGGCTGGCACGGCGACTCCGCGATCACGGTCGGGGTCGGCGACGTCGACCCGGCGCTGCTGAAGATGGCCGAGGTCGCCGAGGACGCGATGTGGGCCGGCATCGCCGCCGCGGCGCGCGGCGCGGCCAGCGGCAAGGGCCGCCTCACCGACATCTCGCACGCGGTGGAGACCGCCGTCCGCAAGGGTGGTCGGTACGGCATCGTCGACGGTTACGGCGGGCACGGCATCGGCACCGAGATGCACCAGGACCCGCATGTGCTCAACCACGGTCGGCCGGGCAAGGGTCCGCGACTGGTCCCCGGAATGGCGCTGGCCATCGAACCGATGATCACGATGGCGTCCCCGCGTACCGTCGAATTGGCCGACGGCTGGACGGTCGTCACCCGGGACGGCTCGAGGGCCGCGCACGTTGAGCACTCGATGGCGCTGCTGCCGGACGGGGTCTGGGTGCTCACCGCGTTCGACGGGGGCCGGGCCCGGCTGGGCGATCTGGTCACCGCACGCCAACCAGCCACCTCCAAAACCCCCTAA